Proteins from a genomic interval of Rhodococcoides fascians A25f:
- a CDS encoding phosphodiesterase, which yields MKSRMAEYPRPHHCLLHISDTHLVDGDGRLYGGVDSELRLEQVMTDVCNSGVRPDALVFTGDLTDKGEAGAYEKLRALVEPVAEELGARIVWAMGNHDDRATFRRTLLDAEPSGQSIDRVHDVDGLRIVTLDTTVPGKHHGELGDDQLAWLADTLATPAEFGTILAMHHPPVPTVLDLAVLVELIDQPRLAGVLRGTDVRSILAGHLHYSTTATFAGIPVSVASATCYTQDLNVLAGGLRGRDGAQGYNLVHVYENTVVHSVVPTGSYDTVGEAVSAEETARRLDAAGVTIADSARRKTFSDA from the coding sequence GGCCGGTTGTACGGCGGCGTGGACAGCGAGTTGCGGCTCGAACAGGTGATGACCGACGTATGCAACTCCGGAGTGCGGCCCGACGCGTTGGTGTTCACCGGAGATCTGACCGACAAGGGCGAGGCGGGTGCCTACGAAAAGCTCCGTGCGCTGGTCGAGCCGGTTGCCGAGGAGCTCGGCGCACGGATCGTGTGGGCGATGGGTAATCACGACGACCGCGCAACGTTCCGTCGGACGCTGCTCGACGCCGAACCGAGTGGGCAGTCCATCGATCGCGTGCACGATGTCGACGGTCTTCGCATCGTCACCCTGGACACCACGGTTCCGGGCAAACACCACGGCGAGCTCGGCGACGATCAATTGGCCTGGCTGGCCGACACTCTCGCAACCCCCGCCGAGTTCGGGACGATCCTGGCGATGCACCATCCGCCGGTGCCGACCGTGCTCGATCTCGCAGTGCTGGTCGAGCTGATCGATCAGCCGCGGCTCGCGGGCGTGCTCCGCGGAACCGATGTGCGCTCCATTCTGGCCGGGCACCTGCACTATTCGACTACGGCCACGTTCGCGGGCATACCCGTCTCGGTGGCATCGGCCACCTGTTACACCCAGGATCTCAACGTGCTCGCAGGCGGACTGCGCGGCCGCGACGGGGCTCAGGGATACAACCTGGTCCACGTCTACGAGAACACCGTCGTCCATTCGGTGGTGCCGACGGGGTCGTACGACACAGTGGGAGAAGCGGTCTCGGCGGAGGAGACGGCACGCAGGCTCGATGCGGCGGGAGTCACCATCGCAGACAGCGCCCGACGAAAGACGTTCAGCGACGCCTAG